The Alkalihalobacillus sp. LMS6 genomic interval AACAGGATTAGACGGAGCAACCGGTCCAACTGGCCCAGCAGGTCCAACAGGATTAGATGGAGCAACCGGTCCGACCGGCCCAGCAGGTCCAACAGGATTAGACGGAGCAACCGGTCCAACTGGCCCAACAGGTCCAACAGGATTAGACGGAGCAACCGGTCCAACTGGCCCAGCAGGTCCAACAGGATTAGACGGAATCACGGGCCCAACCGGTCCAATTGGTCCAACAGGATTAGATGGAGCAACCGGTCCAACTGGCCCAGCAGGTCCAACAGGATTAGACGGAATCACGGGCCCAACCGGTCCAATTGGTCCAACAGGGGTAACAGGTGTTGGACTTGATGGTGTTACGCTTTTTGATCCTGCTACCGCTCCAGCATTAACTGCAGGTGAATTGGTATCATTTGAAGGTTCTGTTTATCGCGTCTTAGTAGACGCTCCAACAGGAACACCAGGTGAGTCAGCTGATTTTGAATTAGTCCTTCCTAGTCTTGGTGTAACTGGCCCAGCAGGTCCGACGGGTCCAACCGGTCCAGCAAGCCCTACAGGAGAAGCGCTAACGTCTACGTATGCATTTGGTACGAATGGCGGATCAACAATTGCAGTTGTTCTTGGCGGTACGACGGTTCCAGTTCCTGATAATCAGTTAGCGGCTGGAATAACGGCAACAGGAGATGGATTTACAATTGACACTGCGGGAACGTATAGTATTTCTTATAATGTGAATCTGACAGCTGGACTGTTGCTAGGGTTACGACTTACTGTTAACGGTACACCACTTGCTTCTTCGGAAGTATCTCCAGGTGTAGCTGTTACAAATATTCCAGGAAATGTTGTAGCAGATTTGGCGGCTGGTGATATAATTGAGCTAGAATTATTTGGATTATTAGGCGCTGCTGTATTAGTAGATGGTCAAGGTGCAGCACTAAGAATTGTAAGAATCGCATAATGGTAGAAAAAGGCTTACCGAAACAAGTGGTAGGCTTTTTTCTACTTATTAAAGGTGTTTTAAAGGGGGGTTGAATTGGAGTGAAGGCGATGTGCCCAGTGATTTGTTGGCCCATACCCATGTCCGATATTTAATGAATGTGCGATGGCAGCCGATGTATAGTGCTTTGCTTTTTGCACAGCAGCAAAAACAGGAACACCTTTTGCTAATTCTGCGCTAATCGCGGCAGAAAACGTACATCCTGTACCGTGTGTATGGTTTGTATCCGTTCGTGGTGCGTCAAGAGTATGATAGCCATCATCTGCACTATAGAATACGTCTATAGCATCTCCTTGGAGGCTGCCACCTTTGACAACTGTGTACGTCGCGCCAAGTTCATGAACAATTCGTTTAGCTGCTTTTTTCATATCATCAACGGATTCGATTTTCATTTCAATTAAGTCTTCTGCTTCCGCAATATTTGGTGTAGCGATAGTGGCTAGAGGAACGAGTGTATCTCGCAAAAACGATCGTACATCTTTTTCAAGTAGGGCATCGCCATTCTTAGCCATCATGACTGGATCACAAATGTATGGAACGTTCGTAAGTTTATCGAGTTTATGACTTAAAAGAGCCATCATGTCTTTTTGTGCAATCATGCCTGTTTTAATGGCATGAGGATAAATGTCGTCCAGCACTGCATCTAACTGCAATTCAATCATTTCAATTGGAAGGTGATGAATGCCTCTGACACCCGTTGTGTTTTGTGCCACGATGGATGTTAAGACGGACATGCCATAAACCTCTAGTTCTTGAAACGTTTTAATATCAGCTTGGATTCCCGCTCCACCTGTTGGGTCTGTACCAGCTATTGTGAGTGCACGACGAATTGATTCCATTATATAATCATCCTTTCAACAAAAAAACGACCGCACAGAAAGAGGCGGCCGTTTTTTGAGCAATAGTCATTGCTTTCCACTTCCCTACGCTAGTTTTACCTAGATCAGGTTGAAGAGTTAAAGGTTTCCCTTTTCTCAGCATTCATGCACCCCTAGTGGAATTTATTTTATACAGTTTGTGCAAATCTTATGAGTTGACTGCGTCTTTTAATTGCTTACCAGGCTTGAACGCAGGGTTTTTAGTTGCTGGAATTTCGATTTCTTCTCCTGTTTGCGGGTTGCGTCCTTTTCTTGCTGAACGCTCTCTAACTTCGAAGCTACCAAATCCAACAAGTTGAACTTTCCCTCCGTTTACTAGAGAATCAGTAATACCTTCAAATACAGCGTCAACTGCTTTTGACGCGTCCTTTTTAGAGATTTCTGCTTGCTCGGAAACTGCATTAATCAGATCTGTTTTGTTCATCTGTAAAAACTCCTTTTCTTTACATAGAATAACGTATTATTCTTTTACACGAGAATAATATGTATACTTAAAATCCGCTTTTAAAGCGGGCAGACGTTACTGCCTGCCCTTAATTTACTCATGAATCCTGCTACTGTCAAGCTAAAAGCAGTAATTTTAGCCAGTTAAGCAATAAAAATAGACTTATGAATCAATTTTTGACGATTCATGTTGAAATGAGGCGTTACACTTTCTTTACCCTAATGTTGCTAATCATTAAACCAGATAAACAAATCATAAAAATAACAAAAAATGTTTCGGGTAATTGATCATTAAAAAGTGTTGAAAAGGCCAAGATACACCCTGCGCCTGTAATTGGTAATCCAATAAATTCATTAGGAGAATCTGTAATGTTAAAGCGTGCAAGTCTTAAAGCACCACATAAAATAAAGAGAACAACGGCAAGTCCGCCTACAAAACTTAACGGCATTAATGTGGCTTGTTGGACTAGTAGAGCAGGGGCCACACCAAATGATACGAGGTCACTTAAGGAATCAAGTTGCTTTCCGAGTTCTGACTCAATTTTTAATCGCCTAGCTACCATTCCATCAAAGCGATCAAATAAAGCTGCAAGAGCGATAAATAAAAATCCGTACCAAATACTTCCTTGTAAAATAAACATAATTGCGGTTATCCCAAGGCCTAAATTAATAAGCGTTAATCCATTCGCAATTTGACCTTTAATTTTTTTTCGAGTCGAGACTAATTGATTTAATAAGAACACGTACATTTCACCTCTTTTCGAGTTTATTTACGTGCTATAATACCAAAGTATACCATAAAAAAGCGGGCAATGATGCAAAAAGCATTAAAGGTGATGAGATGAAAAGGAAATTTTTTCAAATGAGTATAGAACTAACGAATCGTCAATGGAGCTCAAAACTGTTAAAACAATTTACGAAATCAAAGCTTAGTAAGCCGTTTATTCCAATGTTTATTAAAACTTATAAGATTAATCATGAAGAAGCATTGTTGCCATATAAAGAGCATGGAAGTTTACATTCGTTTTTTACGAGACAAATTGAAATGAAAAATCGACCTATTAATCAAGAAGAAAAGAGTGTTGTTTCACCAGTTGATGGAAGATGTGAAGAGACAGGAGAAATTAAACAAGATGCCACATTTATTGTGAAGGGGCAACACTATCGCTTAGAAGATATGCTGCAGTCTAAAGATCAAGCGGAGAAATTTGAGGGCGGTACGTATGTCATTCTCTACCTAAGCCCAAGTGACTATCATCGAATTCACAGTCCTTTGAATTGTCGCCTGTCTGCATCTAAAACGTTAGGAAGCCGCTCCTACCCGGTGAATGAGCCTGGATTGAAGTATGGAAGAAAACCTCTTTCGCACAATTATCGAATTGTCAACGACTTGTATCAAGGTACCATTCAATGTGCGATGATTGAAGTAGGCGCAATGAACATTAACTCGATTGTTCGAACAAAAGCAGGGAGTTTATGGGAGAAGGGTGAAGAAGTCGGTTATTTTTCGTTTGGTTCTACGGTTATTTTATTGTTTGAGAAAGATGTATTTTCACTAGCGTTGCATGATAAAAATGTAAAAGTAGGCGAAAAGATTGGTACTTTGCAAGCAAAAAGTAGCCAACCTCTCGTAAAAACAAATGTTCGTTAAGCTTTATGAGTGAGTTTCCTTCATTCATGAAGCTTTTTTTATCGAACTGAGCCGATGTTTATAAAAAAACGGACATAAATCATAATTTATGTCCGTTACTCTACGCTGTACTATTCATTTTTTGCAGGTGATGCTTTCTCATTATCATAATAGGGCTTCATTTCGTCTCTCACCGACTTTTTCGACATGGGGATTCCTATTCGGTAAGCGGATCTAGAAATCAGTAGTGCCGCAACAGGAGTCGTTAAAAAGACGAATAAAATCGTGAGGAGTAATTTGCCGATAAACAGATTATGTTCATACAGAAAATAAACAAATGTTGACGTCATGATTAAAATAACGCTAGCTGTTGCATTTTTTCCAGTTGCATGAAGGCGAGAATAGACATCCGGAAAGCGAATGAGACCTATACCCGCAGAGAGACTAAAAAACGTTCCTACAGATAACAAAATGATGATGATCCATTCAGTCGCGGTCAAATAAATTCCCCCTTTCTAGAAACTTGGCAAGCGCAACAGAGCCAATAAATGCAAGGATTGCAACGACAAGCACAACTTCTGTATAAGCCATTGTATCTTGAAGAATCATTAAAATCCCAACAAAGCCAATTAACATTAAACCTAGTGTATCAAGAGCGGCGATTCGATCTGAATGTGTTGGCCCAATAAAAACACGGATGATGCACAATAAAGCTGCTCCACATTTTATTAATAAGAGCCAGGAGAGGATTGTTTCAAACATTATCTCCGTGTCACCTCCAGTATTCCACGTTCAAATGTATTCTGAACGGAATGGATGATTTCGTCTCTATTACGCGCATCTAGTGCATGAACAAAAATAACATTGGAATCTAGTGAGAATTCAATCGATAGTGTTCCTGGTGTCAATGTCATCATGACAGCGAACATCGTTTTTTCTGTTTCTGTTTCCAGTCGAGTAGGGACCGCGACGATTCCCGGTGCAACGTCCATTTTCGGACTTAATGCCGTTTTCATTACACTCACATTTGCGATGGCTAGCTCTTTCATGAAGATCAACATTAATTTAATAAGTGACCATACGCGAGCAAAGTAAAATTCGTATCCTTTAAACCGAATCAGTACAAGAACAACGAAAAAACCAATCGTATACCCTACGACAAAATCGACGATGGTGAAGCTATTCTGAAACAGCATCCAAACAATGGCAAGAACGACGTTAATTAGTAATTGAAAAGCCATACTGTATCTACTCCTTCAGAACCGATTCGATATATACTGCTGGATCAAGAAGTTCATTCGCAATTATTTCTGTATATGCAAAAAATGGTTCTGCAAAAATACCTAGAATAATCGTTAAAAGAACAAGTGGTGAAATGGCTAATAATGTTGGTGCGATCGATGTATTCGCTTGTTCTTTCGTATGCTGTGGTGCACCCCAGTAGACATTCATGAAAATCTTAATCATGGAAAACAGCGTCAGCATCCCAACAAATAGTGAAAGAAAGACTAAGAAATAACTTGATTCTTCTGCAGCAGCTACAATTAACGGGAATTTACCGAAAAAGCCACTAAGCGGAGGAATTCCAGCGATGGATAAACCAAGTATTAAAAACGACCACGCAAGGGTAGGGTGTGTTTTCAATAAGCCACCCATCTTCTTAAGATCCGTTGTTCCTGTAACCTTTTGAGTCGCTCCTGACATTAAGATTAGGCCGGTTTTAACAATCATGTTATGGGCCAGGAAGTAAACAGCTCCTGCGAGTGCGAGGGCCGTATTTAAGCCAATTCCCATAATCATATAGCCAATCTGACTAATGATATGAAACGATAAAATTCGTTTGTAATCAAATTGTGCGACGGCGCCTAATACGCCGAGCAACATCGTTAAACCACCAAGGACTAACATAATCGTTTGGTGGGTGAAGCCAACATCGAATGTAAAGACAAGTGTATACATCCGGATAATACAGTACACGCCTACTTTTGTAAGCAGTCCACCAAATAAAGCTGTAACGGCTGTTGGAGGGCCGACATAAGAATGTGGCAACCAGAAGTAAAGCGGGAATAGGGCTCCTTTTGTAGCAAAAACTAAGAAAAGAAGAACGGCGATCACTTGAAGTGCGCCAGTTTGTTCCACTTCCGCTACACGCTCTGCCATGTGTGCGAAGTTTACCGTTCCCAGTACGCCATAAACATAAGCAATTGCGACAAGAAACAGCATAGATGAAAATGCGTTAATAACGGCATATTTAAACGTTTCTCTAAGTTGAAACTTCGTGCTCCCTGTTACCATTAAAGCATAAGAAGCGAGTAGCATGACTTCAAAGAAGACAAATAGGTTAAATAAGTCTCCAGTTAAGAACGCGCCATTTACACCAGTTAGTAAGAAAAAGAATAACGGATAAAAGAAATAGCGTTCTCTTCTCTTATCAATCGTTGTAAAGGCAAAGAATAAGCAGGTTGCGCCTACAATACTTGTTAATACGACCATGAAGGCTGCTAAATTGTCCGCAACAATGGCGATTCCAAATGGAGCCTCCCAGCCACCTAATCCAATGGAAAGGGGACCATCTGTATAAACAAGCCAAGCAATGTACAAAGATATCCCAACGAGCGAAATAGCTGTAATCGAGCTAATCACTCGTTGAAGAAGGTGTTTCTTCGCTAATAAAATTAACAACGTTCCCATTATAAAAGGGACAATAATCGGCAGCATCACAATATTATTCATCTTCAGAACCCCTCAACTTATCAAGATCTTCCGTTTTGTTGACTTTATAGGTTCGATAGGCAAGAACAACAAGAAATGCTGTAATACCAAAACTAATAACAATCGCCGTCAGAATCATGGCCTGTGGCAAAGGATCTGTTGCCTCACTACCTGAAATATCGACAAGTGGTGGTACACCTTGTCTTAAACCAGCCATTGTTAAGAGGAGCATATGAGCGCCATGTGAAATAAGCATGATGCCGATAATAACCTTTAGTAAACTTCTGCAAAGGATAAAGTAGGTTCCAACTGCAAAAAGAACGCCGATGGCAATAAACATTAAAAGTTCCATAGTTATTCATCCTCCGCAATTGTTACTGTTGCCGCCATTGCCATACCTACAACGACGAGGTAGATGCCAAAATCAAACGGGACCGCGGTTGTTAACTCAACTTCCCCAAAGAAGGGGAGGTCAAAGTAATCAAAGTATTGAGTGAACATTGCATCGCCAAACACCGGACCAATTAAACCAACAAAAAGGGAAACGAACAAGCCTGTTGCCAAAATTCCAGGGTATGAAAAGCGGATGATTCGGTTTGCTACCCGTCTGTCAAAAATGACATAAATTAAAATAAACGCACTTGCTGTCATTAGTCCCCCAATAAAACCGCCACCAGGGTTGTTATGTCCAGCAAAAAACAAATAGAAGGAAAACGCAACGAGAAAATAAATGGTAATGGTAATTAAAATCCGTTGCATGACGTCATGGGATTTTGAATACTTCACACGTCTTCGCCTCCTTTAAATCGTAATTTCACCATCATAAGAATCGCTAGGGCTACGATGGCAAGGACGAGTACTTCTAAAATGGTATCAAGTCCACGGAAGTCAACGAGGATAACGTTAACCATGTTTTCTCCGCCTGCTTTATCGTAAGAATTCTCGATAAAGTATTCAGCTATTGGTGTGAAATTCGCATCGTTTCGTAATGCAAAAGATGCTGTACCAATTAAGAAAACGAGTAAGCCAACCCCAACTGAAAGCACCACATGTAATGATTTTCGAACCCTTGAGCCAGTTTCTTGCGTGACTTCTGGTAAATGTCTGAATGCTAGAAGCAATAAAACAACGGTCACGGTTTCGATGAGTAGCTGTGTCATAGCCAAATCTTGTGCACTAAATACCGCAAAGAGTAGGGCCATTAAAAAACCAACAACACCAACGGTAATAATTAGTTTCACTCGTTCTTTTATAAAGAAAAGAGAAAGCGTACTGATAACAAGTAAGAAGATAATTCCGTATACGAATACAGGGGCTTCTTCAGTTGGTGTAAAGGATAAGGTGAAACTATCTGACCGAACAAAGCTATAAGTGAGAATGGAGACAATAAACAGGAGCATGTAAGTGAAATAATCTTTTAGCCGTCCTGTCATTTGCACATTCGTTATCCATTCGGATCCAGTTGAAAGACCGGAAAGTGTTTTGTCATAAACGCTGTTAAACGGATCACGATCCTGTTGCATAACCGAAAGTTTCTTCCATTTCGGGTAGGTCATATAAAGCGTTGCACCAAACCCAATAACTCCGAGTGACATAAGCAATTCAGTATTCACTCCATGCCATAGACTTAAGTCTAAAGCTAGCTGATCAGCTGGCAAATGTGGCAAAATGCTGGCAACGGCTGGCTCAATCACTGTAGGAATTAATAAATTTGGAAATAATCCTAGAACGATCACAAGGCCACCTAATAGAACAGGGCTAATAAGCATGCCAAGAGGTGCTTCGTGTACGTCTTTTGAAAAGTTTGCTTTCTCAAATTTACCAAAGAACGTTTTAAAGAATAAAATGGCGCAGTATAAAAATGTAAAGATACTTGCAATCCAAGCAACTACTAAGATGACAAATCCCCACGTTTCAACACCAGAAAAATTCATCGACGTTATTTGTAGAAGCTCAGTGAAAAACATCTCTTTACTAATAAAGCCATTAAACGGTGGAATTCCTGCCATTGAGGCTAGCCCCACTAGCGAGATCGTAAACGTTACAGGCATGATAGTCATTAGACCACCAAGTTTCTCGATGTTTCTCGTACCTGATTCATGGTCAATGATCCCAACAGCCATAAACAAGCTACCTTTAAAGGTTGCGTGATTAAATAAGTGAAGAACTGCGGTGAAAATTGCAGCAGAGTACACGAGGTTTTCATCAATTGTATCTCCTGTAAAAGATGCGGACCCAAGTCCTAATAAAATCATGAGAAGTCCTAATTGGCTAATCGTTGAAAACGCAAGAATGCCTTTTAAATCTTTTTGTCGAACCGCGGAGATCGAACCCCAGGTTAACGTCACCAGTCCAGTTATGACAATTATCCAAAACCACTCAGGTGCACCTGCAAATATAGGTGTCATCCGTGCAACTAAGTAAATTCCTGCTTTAACCATTGTGGCAGAGTGGAGATATGCACTAACAGGAGTAGGGGCTTCCATTGCATCTGGTAACCAAAAGTGAAATGGGAATTGTGCTGATTTTGTGAATGCACCTAGTAAGACTAAGATCATAGCGGGGATGAAGTATGGACTTGCCATAATAATATCGCGTTGATCAATTAATGCTTGAATACTAAATGTACCTGTCTCCATATAAAGAAGAATAAAGCCGGCCATCATCGCAAAGCCACCAAATACGGTAATCAGCATAGACTTTCTAGCACCAAAAATCGAACCTTTGTTTGTAAACCAATAACTAATTAGTAACGCTGAAGAAAGACTCGTAATTTCCCAAAAAATATAAAGCACCATTAGATTGTCCGATAAGACAATACCAAGCATGGCCCCCATAAACATGAGAAGATACACGTAAAAATTAGCAAGCTGTTCTTTTGTTTTATCAAGGTAGAAAATGGAATAAAGGACAACCAAAACACCAATACCTGTTATTAACAAGGCAAACAGCAGGCCCAGCCCATCAAGATATGCATCGAAGTTAATGTCTAAAGATGGAACCCAAGCCATTTCCTCTAAGACTGACCCACCGTTAGCCGTGTCTTGAAGTCTTGACACAAAGTACGCAAACAAAGCTGCTGGAATAAGCATCGTAATCCAACCGGTATGTAGACGTTTGGTAAGTGGATAAATCAATGGGATGACAATTGCTGCAATAAATGGCAGCAGGATAGCAAGATGTAGGCTTGACATGTTTAACCTCCTTTAAGTAATGAGCAAAATTACATGAATCTCAGCCATTATAGCGTAAAAAATTTAAACTTGCACATTTTTATCCTTGACTTTTTTGTGATCAACCATTCCATTTAAATAGGATGAAACTCAACAAAAACAAGAAAAAATGTATAAGATCTTAATAAAAACGCCACCTTTATAAAAAAGGAGGCGTTTTATTATTCGCACACGGACGAAAGTATATGTGTCATCGGCAATATTCCTCTGTATGTTCAGCGCAAGTTGGTATGTTTGCGATACAAATGATCTATACTCGAAGACAGTTACAGATCGTGAAGGAATTCAATCATTACAGCAAGATGATGAGTTGTTTGCACCGCGACAATACATTAAATTAATCCCTAAAAAAGAACGGTTAGAAGGAGAGGAGGCAAGGTAGATGCTTCCTCTTTATTTTGGTTTTGTATGTGAAGTAGGTCGTAGGTAGAAATGACAGACAGTTAAGATGTTAACTTGACTCGATCGTGCAATGAACGCTTGTACAACTCTTTATAAATCAAGTCAATAAAATCTTGATTTAATTTCAGTTCCAATGCTTTTCGATAGGTTTCAATCAGCAATTCGTCTGACAAGTTTTCCATTTTCAGTCCCTGCTCCCAAGCAGGTTCACCTCCTGTGCATACATACATACGACCATAAATTTGTTTGATTTCTTGTATCCTACCATGATCAATCGTGCAGAACAACCGTTCGTTTTATCCACAATCGGACGTGAATAACTTGTGGGTTAATTGTGGGCAATGTTTGAATAATCTTAATGTACTAATGTTTATAACGTGTATAACGTTATCCACAGGTTGAGTAATTGTATATTTTTGTCGAAAGATTTTATCGATTTTTCTCCATTCCACGTTAGAAGCAATGTTTTATTTGAAATAAACGTGTGTAGCAGGTATAGTTGATGTTTGACTAATAGTTTTTTGATTGAAAGAGAAAAGAGGTGTGCGTGTGCTTAATCGCCTAACGCCAGATCAATACGTGAAAAGTATTTATGAAATAGATTTCTCACTTTTAAAAGATAAAGGAATAAAAGCCGTCATTACAGACTTAGATAATACGTTAGTAGAATGGAACCGCGCTGAAGCGACACCTGAAGTACAAGAGTGGTTTAAACGGTTAGATGAATTCGGGTTGAAGGTGACCATTGTCTCTAATAATAATGAGAGAAGAGTTCGGGCGTTTTGTGATCCTGAAAAACGTGTGTTTATTCATAGTGCGAAAAAGCCTAGACGAAAAGCTTTTAGACAGGCTTGTGAGCGAATGGAAGTGAAAACGGAAGAAACTGTTGTGATAGGCGATCAAATTTTCACAGATGTTCTTGGTGGAAATCGTGCTGGTATTCATACAATTCTAGTAGTACCTGTCACACAGACAGACGATTGGATGACAAAAGCAAATCGAAAAATGGAACGCTATGTCCTAAGAAATATGAAAAAAAGAGGGCTTATTGAGTGGGAGGATAACAAAAGCAATGAGTAATTACGAAGAAGAATTTTTTTGTTCTGGGTGTGGTGTGAAAATCCAAACAACCGAACCGAAAAAGGCTGGCTACGCGCCTGCTTCTGCATTATCAAGGGAACAGGTTGTATGCAAAAGATGCTTTCGACTCACTCACTACAATGAAATACAGCCAAGCGGTATTT includes:
- a CDS encoding collagen-like protein codes for the protein MDYFNCDNIQRFSRTPRNGGSFLPDAGPTGPAGPTGPTGPPGGGTGITAITGPTGPPGPTGSPGATGIGLDDIIPFNELVRPSLVAGQFTSFNGSVYRVLVNAPAGVPGTSPEYELIIGDGGATGITGITGPTGPAGPTGLDGATGPTGPAGPTGLDGATGPTGPAGPTGLDGATGPTGPAGPTGLDGATGPTGPTGPTGLDGATGPTGPAGPTGLDGITGPTGPIGPTGLDGATGPTGPAGPTGLDGITGPTGPIGPTGVTGVGLDGVTLFDPATAPALTAGELVSFEGSVYRVLVDAPTGTPGESADFELVLPSLGVTGPAGPTGPTGPASPTGEALTSTYAFGTNGGSTIAVVLGGTTVPVPDNQLAAGITATGDGFTIDTAGTYSISYNVNLTAGLLLGLRLTVNGTPLASSEVSPGVAVTNIPGNVVADLAAGDIIELELFGLLGAAVLVDGQGAALRIVRIA
- the thiD gene encoding bifunctional hydroxymethylpyrimidine kinase/phosphomethylpyrimidine kinase, whose product is MESIRRALTIAGTDPTGGAGIQADIKTFQELEVYGMSVLTSIVAQNTTGVRGIHHLPIEMIELQLDAVLDDIYPHAIKTGMIAQKDMMALLSHKLDKLTNVPYICDPVMMAKNGDALLEKDVRSFLRDTLVPLATIATPNIAEAEDLIEMKIESVDDMKKAAKRIVHELGATYTVVKGGSLQGDAIDVFYSADDGYHTLDAPRTDTNHTHGTGCTFSAAISAELAKGVPVFAAVQKAKHYTSAAIAHSLNIGHGYGPTNHWAHRLHSNSTPL
- a CDS encoding HU family DNA-binding protein gives rise to the protein MNKTDLINAVSEQAEISKKDASKAVDAVFEGITDSLVNGGKVQLVGFGSFEVRERSARKGRNPQTGEEIEIPATKNPAFKPGKQLKDAVNS
- the pssA gene encoding CDP-diacylglycerol--serine O-phosphatidyltransferase, with amino-acid sequence MYVFLLNQLVSTRKKIKGQIANGLTLINLGLGITAIMFILQGSIWYGFLFIALAALFDRFDGMVARRLKIESELGKQLDSLSDLVSFGVAPALLVQQATLMPLSFVGGLAVVLFILCGALRLARFNITDSPNEFIGLPITGAGCILAFSTLFNDQLPETFFVIFMICLSGLMISNIRVKKV
- a CDS encoding phosphatidylserine decarboxylase, which gives rise to MKRKFFQMSIELTNRQWSSKLLKQFTKSKLSKPFIPMFIKTYKINHEEALLPYKEHGSLHSFFTRQIEMKNRPINQEEKSVVSPVDGRCEETGEIKQDATFIVKGQHYRLEDMLQSKDQAEKFEGGTYVILYLSPSDYHRIHSPLNCRLSASKTLGSRSYPVNEPGLKYGRKPLSHNYRIVNDLYQGTIQCAMIEVGAMNINSIVRTKAGSLWEKGEEVGYFSFGSTVILLFEKDVFSLALHDKNVKVGEKIGTLQAKSSQPLVKTNVR
- the mnhG gene encoding monovalent cation/H(+) antiporter subunit G; this translates as MTATEWIIIILLSVGTFFSLSAGIGLIRFPDVYSRLHATGKNATASVILIMTSTFVYFLYEHNLFIGKLLLTILFVFLTTPVAALLISRSAYRIGIPMSKKSVRDEMKPYYDNEKASPAKNE
- a CDS encoding Na(+)/H(+) antiporter subunit F1 — encoded protein: MFETILSWLLLIKCGAALLCIIRVFIGPTHSDRIAALDTLGLMLIGFVGILMILQDTMAYTEVVLVVAILAFIGSVALAKFLERGNLFDRD
- a CDS encoding Na+/H+ antiporter subunit E encodes the protein MAFQLLINVVLAIVWMLFQNSFTIVDFVVGYTIGFFVVLVLIRFKGYEFYFARVWSLIKLMLIFMKELAIANVSVMKTALSPKMDVAPGIVAVPTRLETETEKTMFAVMMTLTPGTLSIEFSLDSNVIFVHALDARNRDEIIHSVQNTFERGILEVTRR
- a CDS encoding Na+/H+ antiporter subunit D, which translates into the protein MNNIVMLPIIVPFIMGTLLILLAKKHLLQRVISSITAISLVGISLYIAWLVYTDGPLSIGLGGWEAPFGIAIVADNLAAFMVVLTSIVGATCLFFAFTTIDKRRERYFFYPLFFFLLTGVNGAFLTGDLFNLFVFFEVMLLASYALMVTGSTKFQLRETFKYAVINAFSSMLFLVAIAYVYGVLGTVNFAHMAERVAEVEQTGALQVIAVLLFLVFATKGALFPLYFWLPHSYVGPPTAVTALFGGLLTKVGVYCIIRMYTLVFTFDVGFTHQTIMLVLGGLTMLLGVLGAVAQFDYKRILSFHIISQIGYMIMGIGLNTALALAGAVYFLAHNMIVKTGLILMSGATQKVTGTTDLKKMGGLLKTHPTLAWSFLILGLSIAGIPPLSGFFGKFPLIVAAAEESSYFLVFLSLFVGMLTLFSMIKIFMNVYWGAPQHTKEQANTSIAPTLLAISPLVLLTIILGIFAEPFFAYTEIIANELLDPAVYIESVLKE
- a CDS encoding Na(+)/H(+) antiporter subunit C yields the protein MELLMFIAIGVLFAVGTYFILCRSLLKVIIGIMLISHGAHMLLLTMAGLRQGVPPLVDISGSEATDPLPQAMILTAIVISFGITAFLVVLAYRTYKVNKTEDLDKLRGSEDE
- a CDS encoding MnhB domain-containing protein yields the protein MKYSKSHDVMQRILITITIYFLVAFSFYLFFAGHNNPGGGFIGGLMTASAFILIYVIFDRRVANRIIRFSYPGILATGLFVSLFVGLIGPVFGDAMFTQYFDYFDLPFFGEVELTTAVPFDFGIYLVVVGMAMAATVTIAEDE
- a CDS encoding Na+/H+ antiporter subunit A, producing the protein MSSLHLAILLPFIAAIVIPLIYPLTKRLHTGWITMLIPAALFAYFVSRLQDTANGGSVLEEMAWVPSLDINFDAYLDGLGLLFALLITGIGVLVVLYSIFYLDKTKEQLANFYVYLLMFMGAMLGIVLSDNLMVLYIFWEITSLSSALLISYWFTNKGSIFGARKSMLITVFGGFAMMAGFILLYMETGTFSIQALIDQRDIIMASPYFIPAMILVLLGAFTKSAQFPFHFWLPDAMEAPTPVSAYLHSATMVKAGIYLVARMTPIFAGAPEWFWIIVITGLVTLTWGSISAVRQKDLKGILAFSTISQLGLLMILLGLGSASFTGDTIDENLVYSAAIFTAVLHLFNHATFKGSLFMAVGIIDHESGTRNIEKLGGLMTIMPVTFTISLVGLASMAGIPPFNGFISKEMFFTELLQITSMNFSGVETWGFVILVVAWIASIFTFLYCAILFFKTFFGKFEKANFSKDVHEAPLGMLISPVLLGGLVIVLGLFPNLLIPTVIEPAVASILPHLPADQLALDLSLWHGVNTELLMSLGVIGFGATLYMTYPKWKKLSVMQQDRDPFNSVYDKTLSGLSTGSEWITNVQMTGRLKDYFTYMLLFIVSILTYSFVRSDSFTLSFTPTEEAPVFVYGIIFLLVISTLSLFFIKERVKLIITVGVVGFLMALLFAVFSAQDLAMTQLLIETVTVVLLLLAFRHLPEVTQETGSRVRKSLHVVLSVGVGLLVFLIGTASFALRNDANFTPIAEYFIENSYDKAGGENMVNVILVDFRGLDTILEVLVLAIVALAILMMVKLRFKGGEDV
- a CDS encoding sporulation histidine kinase inhibitor Sda, which translates into the protein MENLSDELLIETYRKALELKLNQDFIDLIYKELYKRSLHDRVKLTS
- a CDS encoding YqeG family HAD IIIA-type phosphatase; this translates as MLNRLTPDQYVKSIYEIDFSLLKDKGIKAVITDLDNTLVEWNRAEATPEVQEWFKRLDEFGLKVTIVSNNNERRVRAFCDPEKRVFIHSAKKPRRKAFRQACERMEVKTEETVVIGDQIFTDVLGGNRAGIHTILVVPVTQTDDWMTKANRKMERYVLRNMKKRGLIEWEDNKSNE